The following coding sequences lie in one Lelliottia jeotgali genomic window:
- a CDS encoding DNA repair protein RecN produces MLAQLTISNFAIVRELEIDFQSGMTAITGETGAGKSIAIDALGLCLGGRAEGDIVRTGASRADLCARFSLKDTPAALRWLEVNQLEDGRECLLRRVISSDGRSRGFINGTAVPLSQLRELGQLLIQIHGQHAHQQLIKPEQQKALLDGYAGEHALTQLMAEHYRLWHQSCRELAQHQQQSQERAARAELLNYQLKELNEFNPQPGEFEQIDEEYKRLANSGHLISTSQQALNLLADGEDINLQSQLYSVRQQVTELVSLDSKLSGVLEMLEEAAIQISEAGEELRHYCERLDLDPNRLFELEQRISRQISLARKHYVTPEELPNFHQSLLDEQQQLEDQADSHETLSLAVNVHHQQALATAKQLHAVRQHYAQELGQHITDSMHALSMPHGIFTIDVKFEVNHLTAEGADRIEFRVTTNPGQPLQAISKVASGGELSRIALAIQVITARKMETPALIFDEVDVGISGPTAAVVGKLLRQLGESTQVMCVTHLPQVAGCGHHHLFVSKETDGEMTETHMQPLDKKARLQELARLLGGSEVTRNTLANAKELLAA; encoded by the coding sequence ATGCTGGCACAACTGACCATCAGCAACTTTGCCATTGTTCGTGAGCTTGAGATCGACTTCCAGAGTGGAATGACGGCTATAACCGGTGAAACCGGAGCCGGTAAATCTATTGCCATTGATGCGCTCGGATTGTGTCTCGGCGGTCGTGCAGAAGGCGACATTGTGCGCACCGGCGCCAGTCGAGCCGACCTCTGTGCACGCTTCTCTTTGAAAGATACCCCTGCCGCTCTGCGCTGGCTTGAAGTCAATCAGCTCGAAGATGGACGTGAGTGTTTACTTCGCCGCGTCATCAGCAGCGACGGGCGCTCCCGTGGTTTCATTAATGGCACTGCGGTTCCTCTTTCGCAGCTTCGTGAGCTGGGCCAGTTACTGATTCAAATTCATGGTCAGCACGCGCATCAACAGCTCATCAAACCTGAACAACAAAAGGCACTGCTTGATGGCTACGCGGGTGAGCACGCGCTCACTCAGCTGATGGCAGAACATTATCGCCTTTGGCATCAAAGCTGCCGTGAACTGGCGCAGCATCAGCAGCAGAGTCAGGAGCGCGCCGCACGTGCTGAACTGTTGAACTATCAGCTTAAAGAACTGAATGAATTTAACCCGCAGCCGGGCGAGTTTGAGCAGATCGACGAAGAGTACAAACGGCTGGCTAACAGCGGGCATCTGATTTCAACCAGCCAACAAGCACTCAATCTGCTGGCGGATGGCGAAGACATCAACCTGCAAAGCCAGCTCTATTCCGTGCGCCAGCAAGTCACTGAACTGGTCAGTCTCGACAGCAAACTGTCAGGCGTGCTCGAGATGCTGGAAGAAGCTGCCATTCAGATTTCCGAGGCAGGTGAAGAACTGCGCCATTATTGCGAGCGCCTGGATCTCGATCCCAATCGTCTGTTTGAGCTTGAGCAGAGAATTTCCCGCCAGATTTCACTGGCACGTAAGCACTACGTCACGCCGGAAGAACTGCCGAATTTTCACCAGTCGCTGTTAGATGAACAACAGCAGCTCGAAGATCAGGCCGACTCGCATGAAACCCTGTCGCTGGCAGTGAATGTTCATCATCAGCAGGCGCTGGCCACGGCGAAGCAGCTTCACGCGGTCCGCCAGCATTATGCTCAGGAACTGGGTCAGCACATAACAGACAGCATGCATGCGCTATCGATGCCACACGGCATCTTTACCATCGACGTCAAATTTGAAGTTAATCATTTAACGGCAGAAGGCGCAGACCGCATCGAGTTTCGTGTGACGACTAACCCAGGCCAGCCTTTACAGGCGATTTCTAAAGTGGCCTCCGGGGGCGAACTCTCGCGTATCGCTCTGGCGATTCAGGTGATCACCGCACGTAAAATGGAAACCCCGGCGCTGATTTTCGATGAAGTGGACGTGGGGATCAGCGGACCGACCGCTGCCGTTGTCGGCAAACTGCTCCGTCAGTTGGGCGAATCCACCCAGGTAATGTGTGTGACCCACCTTCCGCAGGTGGCTGGCTGTGGGCATCACCATCTCTTTGTCAGCAAAGAAACAGACGGTGAAATGACTGAAACGCACATGCAGCCATTGGATAAAAAAGCTCGGTTACAAGAACTGGCTCGGTTACTTGGCGGCAGTGAAGTAACTCGTAATACGCTGGCCAACGCGAAAGAACTGTTGGCTGCATAA